CTCAACCAGGTGGCTCTTCCTTAAGTTGCCCACACGCCACATTAGGCAGAGCTTGTTGTCCCTCATGGCCACTGTGGCATTATGGCTGAAAACCAAAGTTTCATTCCGTTTCTTGGGCTTTGCCATCTTTGCCATGACAGCGCCAATGATGAAGGCATCGATAATGCAGCCCACGATACTTTGGAAAACCACCATGAAGACAGCGACAGGGCACTCGTCTGTCACGTATCTGTAGCCGTAGCCAATAGTAGTTTGAGTCTCAATGGAGAACAGGAATGCAGCGGTGAAGCTGCTCACATTAGAGACGCATTTCTGGGCATCATTTTCTAAGTCCCCGTGGAAAATTGCCACCAGCCAGAAGACGCAACCGAAGAACAGCCAAGACAGGAGAAAGGCGAGGCAGAAGATGATGAACATCCACCTCCAGCGGATGTCCACGCACGTAGTGAAGATGTCAGCCAAGTACCGCTGACCTTTCTCGCTCACGTTGATGAACTGCACGTTGCAGTGACCGTCTTTCTTTACAAATCTGCTTTGCGGATGGTGCCTCGTATGCACCTTGCCCTTGCCATTCCCGTAGCCGTTGGGTACTGCCATAGTGGCAAGCTTCATGCCGTCCTCTTCTGATGACACAATGCTGTAACGGTTGGCTCGCACGCTTCCCATCACCTCAGTCTGGGAGGGCTGTGCTGCTTCTGCTTTGGAAAACAGTCTGAGTTTCTGGAAAAAGCGTTGGAGAAACAGTTTTGAAACAGATTTGGGGGACCAACTCTGAGAGGAAATGGTGGCGAAATGAGGCGGGCTGAAGGGACTCTTCAGCCTCACTGGCCCCTAGATGGAGTGCAACAATAGGTGGATGAAGTGGTTACTCCTCTTTCATCAGCTGACTGGACCTCATCGAATTCATCTGCtacaagaaaacaaagacagaagacGTCTGTTAGTCAAACTAGTTTCATATAGATCAGAAACTTTATAACAAATATACTActataaaattattttcaggGCATTTAAAGACAaccttgttaaaaaaaaacttcagaaTTGATAACTTCATCAGTGGTC
This genomic window from Micropterus dolomieu isolate WLL.071019.BEF.003 ecotype Adirondacks linkage group LG05, ASM2129224v1, whole genome shotgun sequence contains:
- the kcnj2a gene encoding inward rectifier potassium channel 2a is translated as MGSVRANRYSIVSSEEDGMKLATMAVPNGYGNGKGKVHTRHHPQSRFVKKDGHCNVQFINVSEKGQRYLADIFTTCVDIRWRWMFIIFCLAFLLSWLFFGCVFWLVAIFHGDLENDAQKCVSNVSSFTAAFLFSIETQTTIGYGYRYVTDECPVAVFMVVFQSIVGCIIDAFIIGAVMAKMAKPKKRNETLVFSHNATVAMRDNKLCLMWRVGNLRKSHLVEAHVRAQLLKSRTTAEGEFIPLDQMDINVGFDSGVDRIFLVSPITIVHEIDEGSPFYDMSKQDLENSDFEIVVILEGMVEATAMTTQCRSSYVASEILWGHRFAAVLSEEKNYYKVDYSLFHKTYEVPSTPLCSARDFAEKKYLLSNSNSFCYENEMALENKEDTDEGNGGSVGPDGTQTDNISETEHSQATVPLDLRPLRRESEI